The Propionibacterium freudenreichii subsp. freudenreichii genome contains a region encoding:
- the iolC gene encoding 5-dehydro-2-deoxygluconokinase, which produces MATSRTPSVEVLTIGRIGVDIYPLEIGRGLEDVETFGKFLGGSPTNVAVAAARYKHSSAVITGVGDDGFGRFLRQEMRRLGVYDDFVVTSESLKTPVTFCEIFPPDNFPLYFYRQPSAPDLQLRPDDLPLEAVKDSAIFWISVTGLSEEPSRSTHHVALDARDRRGITIADLDYRSQFWSSPQAAHEQVARILPKVSVAIGNREECEVAVGETDPERAADALLDAGVELAIVKQGLQGTLAKTRNERVEMPITPVETKNGLGAGDAFGGAVCHGLLEGWPLEKIIFAASTAGAIVSSRIECSTAMPTEPELLAVMRDNHDSVAPELEEV; this is translated from the coding sequence GGCCACCTCCAGAACCCCCTCCGTGGAAGTCCTCACGATCGGACGCATCGGAGTGGACATCTATCCGCTCGAGATCGGTCGTGGCCTGGAGGACGTGGAAACCTTCGGCAAGTTCCTGGGCGGCAGCCCCACGAACGTGGCCGTGGCCGCCGCCCGCTACAAGCACTCCTCCGCAGTGATCACCGGCGTCGGCGACGACGGCTTCGGTCGCTTCCTGCGCCAGGAGATGCGCCGCCTGGGCGTCTACGACGACTTCGTGGTGACCTCGGAGAGCCTCAAGACCCCGGTCACCTTCTGTGAGATCTTCCCGCCCGACAACTTCCCGCTGTACTTCTACCGCCAGCCTTCGGCCCCCGACCTGCAGCTGCGCCCCGACGACCTGCCCCTGGAGGCGGTCAAGGACTCGGCGATCTTCTGGATCTCGGTCACCGGCCTGAGCGAGGAGCCCTCGCGCAGCACCCACCACGTGGCGCTGGACGCCCGCGATCGCCGCGGCATCACGATTGCCGACCTCGACTACCGCTCGCAGTTCTGGAGCAGCCCGCAGGCCGCCCACGAACAGGTGGCCCGCATCCTGCCCAAGGTGAGCGTGGCCATCGGCAACCGCGAGGAGTGCGAGGTCGCGGTCGGTGAGACCGATCCCGAGCGTGCCGCGGACGCCCTGCTGGACGCCGGCGTCGAGCTGGCGATCGTCAAGCAGGGCCTGCAGGGCACGCTGGCGAAGACCCGCAACGAGCGCGTCGAGATGCCCATCACCCCGGTGGAGACGAAGAACGGCCTGGGCGCCGGCGATGCCTTCGGCGGCGCCGTGTGCCACGGACTGCTTGAGGGCTGGCCCCTGGAGAAGATCATCTTCGCCGCATCCACCGCCGGAGCCATCGTGAGCTCGCGCATCGAATGCTCCACCGCGATGCCCACCGAGCCCGAGCTGCTGGCCGTGATGCGCGACAACCATGACTCCGTGGCGCCCGAACTGGAAGAGGTCTGA
- a CDS encoding Cgl0159 family (beta/alpha)8-fold protein: MSLLSRIVDVRMHHPERIAERLTDRPRGTMPAGDEKLMIIACDHPARGALSAGGSPTAMASREEILQRCVTALSRPGVNGFLGTADIIEDLALLGALDGKLVFGSMNRGGLAGASFEMDDRRTGYDARGVVASHLDGGKMLLRINYSDDATAATLAWCAKAVDELAEARVMAMVEPFVSRWDDGRVVNELSPEAVMTSMTIASGLGRTSAYTWLKLPAVDNMEQVMEASSLPALILGGAVNSDPAKARESWRRALALPTVKGLVIGRSLLFPPGDDVAAAVDETVGLLA; this comes from the coding sequence ATGTCCTTGCTGTCCCGGATCGTCGACGTGCGCATGCACCATCCCGAGCGCATCGCCGAGCGCCTGACTGATCGTCCCCGCGGCACGATGCCCGCCGGCGACGAGAAGCTGATGATCATCGCCTGCGACCACCCCGCCCGCGGCGCGCTGTCGGCTGGTGGCAGCCCCACGGCGATGGCCTCGCGCGAGGAGATACTGCAGCGCTGCGTCACCGCGCTGTCGCGTCCCGGCGTCAATGGCTTCCTCGGCACGGCCGACATCATCGAGGACCTGGCCCTGCTGGGCGCCCTGGACGGCAAGCTCGTCTTCGGGTCGATGAACCGCGGCGGCCTGGCCGGCGCCTCCTTCGAGATGGACGACCGACGCACCGGCTACGACGCCCGCGGCGTGGTGGCCTCGCACCTCGACGGCGGCAAGATGCTGCTGCGCATCAACTATTCCGACGACGCCACCGCCGCCACGCTGGCCTGGTGCGCCAAGGCCGTCGACGAGCTCGCCGAGGCCAGGGTGATGGCCATGGTGGAGCCGTTCGTGTCCCGCTGGGACGACGGGCGCGTGGTCAACGAGCTGTCACCCGAGGCCGTGATGACCTCCATGACGATCGCCTCGGGCCTGGGCCGCACGTCGGCGTACACCTGGCTGAAGCTGCCCGCGGTGGACAACATGGAACAGGTGATGGAGGCCTCGAGCCTGCCGGCGCTCATCCTCGGTGGCGCGGTGAACTCCGATCCGGCGAAGGCCCGCGAGTCCTGGCGCAGGGCGTTGGCCCTGCCCACTGTCAAGGGACTGGTGATCGGACGGTCCCTCCTCTTCCCGCCCGGCGACGATGTTGCGGCGGCTGTCGACGAAACGGTAGGTCTGCTTGCATGA